In Nonomuraea muscovyensis, one genomic interval encodes:
- a CDS encoding amidohydrolase family protein, producing the protein MRTLIRDVRVFDGERSIATADVVIEGDLIAVVDTGAAHPADVEIDGTGKTLLPGLIDAHTHVFDGSLAEALRHGVTTELDMFCLPPVLARQRRLAAENDDVADLRSAGTLATAPGGHPTQLLAALAGTVLDGLDVTAIDFVSEPAQAPAFVQARLAEGADYLKIVIDDGTVHGADLPMMTPDIAVALANAAHDAGLRVIAHAITASEVRTALDAGVDGLAHVWTDLAPDDPASRHLAERVRAHEIFVVTTLAYFEAISAQHVDTADCARPGSSANAAGALRALRQAGVPLLAGTDATPFAPAHGAGMHRELQLLTEAGLGAEEALAAATSLPARHFGLDDRGRIAPGLRADLVLVEGDPTRDITATGSIADVWRRGVRQAR; encoded by the coding sequence ATGCGTACGCTGATTCGCGACGTCCGCGTGTTCGACGGCGAGCGATCCATCGCGACGGCCGACGTGGTGATCGAGGGCGATCTGATCGCCGTGGTCGACACCGGTGCGGCTCACCCGGCCGACGTCGAGATTGACGGGACGGGCAAGACGCTTCTGCCTGGCCTGATCGACGCGCACACGCACGTGTTCGACGGCAGCCTAGCCGAGGCATTGCGGCACGGGGTCACCACCGAACTCGACATGTTCTGCCTCCCGCCGGTCCTCGCGCGGCAGCGGCGGCTGGCCGCCGAGAACGACGACGTGGCCGATCTCCGCAGCGCGGGCACCCTGGCCACCGCACCCGGCGGGCACCCGACCCAGCTGCTGGCGGCCCTGGCCGGCACCGTCCTGGACGGCCTCGACGTCACGGCGATCGACTTCGTGTCCGAACCCGCCCAGGCTCCGGCGTTCGTCCAGGCCCGGCTGGCCGAGGGAGCCGACTACCTCAAGATCGTCATCGATGACGGCACGGTGCACGGCGCCGACCTTCCGATGATGACGCCGGACATCGCCGTCGCCCTCGCCAACGCCGCGCACGATGCCGGTCTGCGGGTCATCGCCCATGCGATCACCGCGTCCGAGGTGCGGACAGCGCTCGATGCCGGGGTCGACGGACTGGCCCACGTATGGACCGACCTCGCTCCGGACGACCCGGCTTCCCGGCACTTGGCCGAGCGGGTCCGCGCCCATGAAATCTTCGTCGTGACCACGCTCGCCTACTTCGAAGCGATCAGCGCACAGCACGTCGACACCGCCGACTGCGCCCGTCCCGGCAGCTCCGCCAACGCCGCAGGTGCGCTGCGCGCCCTGCGCCAGGCCGGGGTGCCCCTGCTCGCCGGGACCGACGCCACCCCGTTCGCACCCGCCCACGGCGCTGGCATGCACCGCGAGCTGCAGCTGCTCACCGAGGCCGGCCTCGGCGCCGAAGAGGCGCTCGCCGCCGCGACCAGTCTGCCCGCCCGGCACTTCGGGCTGGACGACCGCGGCCGGATCGCCCCCGGACTCCGCGCGGACCTGGTGCTGGTCGAAGGCGATCCCACCCGTGACATCACCGCCACCGGCTCCATCGCCGACGTCTGGCGGCGCGGAGTGCGCCAGGCTCGCTAG
- the sigJ gene encoding RNA polymerase sigma factor SigJ, which produces MASTPPHETGAAFEEAVTEQFLGYRELLFSVVYNMLGSVADTEDALQEVWLAWSARHRRQEAGPVENARAYLVRVAVNQALARRADMSRRQETYVGPWLPEPLVMAEDNAAGATERIASLSMAVLVVLETLSPLERAVFVLHEVFGFGHPEIADILGRTPVAVRQLAARARRHVHARRPRHRVEPDVHAQVTERFAAAALGGDLQALLKVLAPDVTLWTDGGGKGPATSLRPVQGRDQVAALFMSVAATLPAEGLDIRYRRVAGDPCALVFSGDSPLAVVVVDLTPDGDRIAGIYSVTNPDKLTGIR; this is translated from the coding sequence ATGGCATCGACTCCACCGCACGAGACCGGCGCCGCCTTCGAGGAGGCCGTCACCGAGCAGTTCCTCGGGTATCGCGAACTGCTGTTCTCGGTGGTCTACAACATGCTCGGCAGCGTCGCCGACACCGAGGACGCGCTGCAGGAGGTGTGGCTGGCCTGGTCAGCGCGGCACCGTAGACAGGAGGCCGGGCCGGTCGAGAACGCCCGGGCCTATCTGGTGCGGGTCGCGGTGAACCAGGCGCTCGCCCGCCGCGCGGACATGAGCCGCCGGCAGGAGACGTACGTCGGCCCCTGGCTGCCGGAACCGCTGGTCATGGCCGAGGACAACGCCGCGGGCGCCACCGAGCGCATCGCATCGCTGTCGATGGCGGTGCTGGTGGTCCTGGAGACGCTGTCACCGCTGGAACGGGCGGTGTTCGTGCTGCATGAGGTGTTCGGCTTCGGCCATCCGGAGATCGCCGACATCCTCGGCCGCACGCCGGTGGCGGTCCGCCAGCTCGCGGCCCGCGCGCGCCGCCACGTTCACGCGCGCCGTCCCCGTCACCGGGTCGAACCGGACGTCCACGCCCAGGTCACCGAGCGGTTCGCCGCGGCCGCCCTCGGCGGAGACCTGCAGGCCCTGCTCAAGGTGCTGGCACCCGACGTGACGTTGTGGACGGACGGCGGCGGCAAGGGGCCCGCCACCAGCCTGCGGCCCGTGCAGGGCCGAGACCAGGTGGCCGCGCTGTTCATGTCGGTCGCGGCGACGCTGCCCGCCGAAGGGCTGGACATCCGCTACCGGCGTGTGGCCGGCGACCCGTGCGCGCTCGTTTTCTCCGGCGACAGTCCGCTGGCCGTGGTCGTGGTGGATCTCACGCCCGACGGCGACCGGATCGCCGGCATCTACTCGGTTACCAATCCCGACAAACTCACCGGGATCCGCTGA
- a CDS encoding multicopper oxidase family protein — translation MTRRGFLGVTAAAAGAAATGWIGGAHLLGPGLPGLLLPSRLPLPRPYQVPLPIPPVLDPVRHEAGTDFYEITQRVAELDIIPGVRTPAWTYGGSFPGPTIVARSGRRAVVRHRNELPEPTVVHLHGGHTPADSDGYPMDLLLPTGDAGGASHAGHGAGGLARGSREYTYPHEQRGATLWYHDHRHGVTGYAVWQGLAGFHLVHDEEEDALGLPADDHDIPLMIVDRSFGADGSFLYPRADARPHSHGVAAPYMNGVLGDVILVNGAPWPVMPVEATRYRFRLLNASNARRYRLELDPQPPGGGGLVQIGSDGGLLPGPIAHDALDVSPAERFDVVVDFSRYRPGTRIRLVNRLGSGSTADVMCFDVTGPAGESRPLPERLAQGPALDPGRAVATRTFHFQLRPDHGWSINGRPYEPGQVLARPRLGTTEVWRLISDFHHPVHIHLDPFQVLSRDNRAPGRFDAGWKDTIDLHPSQAAEIAVRFTDHPGTYMIHCHNLEHEDMAMMADFITE, via the coding sequence ATGACACGGCGTGGGTTCCTGGGCGTGACGGCGGCCGCGGCGGGCGCCGCCGCCACCGGCTGGATCGGCGGCGCGCACCTGCTCGGCCCCGGCCTGCCCGGGCTCCTGCTGCCCAGCCGGCTCCCTCTGCCGCGGCCCTACCAGGTCCCGCTGCCCATCCCGCCGGTCCTCGATCCGGTACGGCACGAGGCCGGAACCGACTTCTACGAGATCACGCAACGGGTCGCCGAGCTCGACATCATCCCCGGTGTGCGGACGCCGGCGTGGACCTATGGCGGGAGTTTCCCCGGCCCGACCATCGTGGCACGGTCGGGGCGGCGGGCCGTGGTGCGCCACCGCAACGAGCTGCCCGAGCCGACCGTGGTGCACCTGCACGGCGGGCACACCCCGGCTGACAGTGACGGCTACCCGATGGACCTGCTCCTGCCCACGGGCGACGCCGGCGGCGCGTCGCACGCCGGTCATGGCGCCGGTGGCCTCGCCCGCGGAAGCCGGGAGTACACCTATCCGCACGAGCAGCGCGGCGCGACCCTCTGGTACCACGATCACCGGCACGGCGTCACCGGTTACGCCGTCTGGCAGGGCCTGGCCGGATTTCACCTTGTCCACGACGAGGAGGAAGACGCCCTCGGGCTGCCCGCCGATGATCACGACATCCCTCTGATGATCGTGGATCGGTCTTTCGGCGCCGATGGATCGTTCCTGTACCCGCGCGCCGATGCCCGCCCGCACTCCCACGGTGTCGCCGCCCCGTACATGAACGGCGTGCTGGGAGACGTCATCCTGGTCAACGGCGCCCCGTGGCCGGTCATGCCGGTCGAGGCGACCCGCTACCGGTTCCGGTTGCTCAACGCCTCCAACGCCCGCCGCTACCGGCTCGAGCTGGATCCGCAACCGCCGGGCGGCGGGGGCCTGGTGCAGATCGGCAGCGACGGTGGCCTGCTGCCTGGCCCGATCGCGCACGACGCGTTGGACGTCTCCCCCGCGGAACGGTTCGACGTCGTCGTGGACTTCTCCCGTTATCGGCCCGGTACCCGCATCCGCCTGGTGAACCGGCTCGGCAGCGGATCCACCGCCGACGTCATGTGCTTCGACGTGACCGGACCGGCCGGCGAGAGCCGCCCCCTCCCCGAGCGACTGGCCCAGGGGCCGGCGCTCGACCCGGGCCGGGCCGTGGCCACCCGGACGTTCCACTTCCAGCTACGCCCCGACCACGGCTGGAGCATCAACGGCCGGCCCTACGAACCCGGACAGGTGCTCGCCCGGCCGCGCCTCGGCACCACCGAGGTCTGGCGGCTCATCAGCGACTTCCACCACCCCGTGCACATCCACCTCGACCCGTTCCAGGTCCTCTCGCGCGACAACCGGGCGCCCGGACGCTTCGACGCCGGCTGGAAGGACACCATCGACCTCCACCCTTCGCAGGCCGCCGAGATCGCCGTCCGCTTCACCGACCATCCGGGCACCTACATGATCCACTGCCACAATCTCGAACACGAGGACATGGCGATGATGGCCGACTTCATCACCGAATGA
- a CDS encoding carbohydrate ABC transporter permease — protein MRRAGNYILLTAIALVFVGPFLLLLSAGLKPSSQAVFSFPPDIIPRPPVLDWVKEAWTVIPYPRYLLNSVIYVAVMVPLYVLVSALCAYPLARTSFRGRNLIFMAILSTMFLPGEVMLIPRFLVVSQLGLADTFAGVILPGLLSAFGIFLLRQTFANVPREIVDAARTDGCHELRIFWHVMLPASRPTLAILAILGFVSVWNSFIWPLVVLKDSAKFPIALGIAYLSGVTGTDVRSLAAGTIISIVPVVVVFMLMQRHVLEGMRGAVKG, from the coding sequence ATGAGAAGAGCCGGAAACTACATCCTCCTCACGGCGATCGCCCTGGTCTTCGTCGGCCCCTTCCTGCTCCTGCTGTCGGCAGGGCTCAAGCCGTCGTCCCAGGCGGTCTTCTCCTTCCCGCCGGACATCATCCCCAGGCCGCCGGTGCTCGACTGGGTCAAGGAGGCGTGGACCGTCATCCCCTATCCCCGCTACCTGCTGAACTCGGTCATCTACGTCGCCGTCATGGTGCCGCTCTACGTGCTGGTCTCGGCGTTGTGCGCCTACCCGCTGGCCAGGACGTCCTTCCGCGGCCGGAACCTGATCTTCATGGCGATACTGTCGACCATGTTCCTGCCCGGCGAGGTCATGCTGATCCCGCGCTTCCTCGTCGTCTCCCAGCTCGGCCTGGCCGACACCTTCGCCGGCGTGATCCTGCCCGGCCTGCTGTCGGCCTTCGGGATCTTCCTGCTCCGGCAGACCTTCGCCAACGTGCCCCGCGAGATCGTCGATGCCGCCCGCACCGACGGCTGCCACGAGCTGCGCATCTTCTGGCACGTGATGCTGCCCGCCTCGCGGCCCACGCTGGCGATCCTGGCCATCCTCGGCTTCGTCTCCGTCTGGAACAGCTTCATCTGGCCCCTGGTGGTGCTGAAGGACTCGGCCAAGTTCCCGATCGCCCTCGGCATCGCCTACCTGTCCGGGGTCACCGGCACCGACGTCCGTTCCCTGGCGGCCGGCACGATCATCTCGATCGTCCCGGTCGTCGTCGTGTTCATGCTCATGCAACGCCACGTGCTCGAAGGCATGCGTGGCGCAGTGAAGGGTTGA
- a CDS encoding carbohydrate ABC transporter permease: MIVGRIPGQRWFTPYLFALPALALFGVFFVWPAVTAVQLSFLKYDVVSEPVFVGLDNFVRMASDPRFWTATGNSLLFLVGLFPLLVVLPLLLAILVNQKLPGIRTFRMLYYLPVVTSMVAVAIAWQYVFNQQGVLNWLLTGAGLLDQPIQYLLDPFWALPAVILVEGWKSMGFYMMIYLAGLQTIDSSLYEAARVDGASAWDRLRHITVPLMVPYIAVALTMEMLDAMQAFTSVYVMTRGGPQDATLTLGYYIWSAGFEHYEMGYASAVGLVLWVVMIGMALLNHRLTRGKA; the protein is encoded by the coding sequence ATGATCGTCGGCAGGATCCCTGGGCAACGGTGGTTCACGCCATACCTGTTCGCGCTGCCCGCACTGGCGCTGTTCGGCGTCTTCTTCGTCTGGCCCGCGGTCACCGCGGTGCAGCTGTCGTTCCTGAAGTACGACGTGGTCTCCGAGCCGGTCTTCGTGGGCCTGGACAACTTCGTCAGGATGGCCTCGGACCCGCGCTTCTGGACGGCCACCGGAAACTCGCTGCTCTTCCTGGTCGGTCTCTTCCCGCTGCTGGTGGTGCTGCCGCTGCTGCTGGCCATCCTGGTCAACCAGAAGCTGCCGGGCATCAGGACCTTCCGGATGCTCTACTACCTGCCCGTCGTCACCTCGATGGTCGCGGTGGCCATCGCCTGGCAGTACGTCTTCAACCAGCAGGGCGTGCTCAACTGGCTGCTCACCGGCGCCGGCCTGCTGGACCAGCCGATCCAGTACCTGCTCGACCCGTTCTGGGCGCTGCCCGCGGTCATCCTGGTCGAGGGCTGGAAGAGCATGGGCTTCTACATGATGATCTACCTGGCCGGCCTGCAGACCATCGACTCCTCGCTCTACGAGGCGGCCCGGGTGGACGGCGCCTCGGCCTGGGACCGGCTGCGGCACATCACCGTGCCCCTGATGGTCCCCTACATCGCGGTCGCCCTGACGATGGAGATGCTCGACGCGATGCAGGCCTTCACCTCGGTCTACGTGATGACCAGAGGCGGGCCGCAGGACGCCACGCTGACCCTCGGCTACTACATCTGGTCGGCCGGCTTCGAGCACTACGAGATGGGCTACGCCAGCGCCGTGGGCCTCGTGCTCTGGGTCGTGATGATCGGCATGGCCCTGCTCAACCACCGCCTTACCAGGGGGAAGGCATGA
- a CDS encoding ABC transporter substrate-binding protein — MTRGVSAALALCLFTTGCVAGTSSGSAAPAADQPFEGEVEFWTINLKKNYSAYIEGLIAEYHKQHPKVTLKWVDVPGQESATKLLAAVASGDVPDAVNITSLDLGRFAPSLKPLDDHFKPEELADFQANLVEPLKQDGKLYAVPWYNGGAPVAIYRKSVVTKAGFDEKAPPRTYDEALTLAEAVYDKTKVYGTNDIPGISAVNVLRYYGIELLSADGKSAAFNTDQAVRVLERFRKSYDQHGIAPGAVSKDVRNFPQTLENGQLAFSASTFAATLLNIQKNAPEVYKDLVVTEPVQTSTGGYLLSAQQAFAIPKASQHQKAAAEFIKFFTNGTNQLAFCKIVPIYPSTISSTKDPFFTGGGSDDPMVVARQVIVKGLAKLEYNPLGTGKDAELGELLAEEIRGFLSGTKSAEEALDAAEKRWNDALV; from the coding sequence ATGACCAGAGGCGTGTCAGCAGCGCTCGCGCTGTGCCTGTTCACCACCGGATGCGTCGCGGGCACCTCGTCCGGCTCTGCAGCGCCGGCCGCCGACCAGCCCTTTGAGGGCGAGGTCGAGTTCTGGACCATCAACCTGAAGAAGAACTACAGCGCCTACATCGAGGGCCTGATCGCCGAGTACCACAAACAGCACCCCAAGGTCACGCTCAAGTGGGTCGACGTGCCCGGCCAGGAGAGCGCCACCAAGCTGCTGGCCGCCGTGGCCAGCGGCGACGTGCCGGACGCGGTCAACATCACCTCGCTCGACCTCGGCCGCTTCGCCCCCTCGCTGAAACCGCTCGACGACCACTTCAAGCCGGAGGAGCTGGCCGACTTCCAGGCCAACCTGGTCGAGCCGCTCAAGCAGGACGGCAAGCTCTACGCCGTGCCCTGGTACAACGGCGGCGCCCCGGTCGCGATCTACCGCAAGTCGGTGGTGACCAAGGCGGGCTTCGACGAGAAGGCGCCGCCCAGGACCTACGACGAGGCGCTCACGCTGGCCGAGGCCGTCTATGACAAGACCAAGGTCTACGGCACCAACGACATCCCCGGCATCTCCGCCGTCAACGTACTGCGCTACTACGGCATCGAGCTGTTGTCGGCCGACGGGAAGAGCGCCGCTTTCAACACCGACCAGGCCGTGCGGGTGCTGGAGAGGTTCAGGAAGAGCTACGACCAGCACGGCATCGCGCCGGGCGCGGTCTCCAAGGACGTGCGCAACTTCCCGCAGACCCTGGAGAACGGCCAGCTCGCCTTCTCCGCCAGCACCTTCGCCGCGACGCTGCTCAACATCCAGAAGAACGCGCCCGAGGTCTACAAGGACCTCGTCGTCACCGAGCCCGTGCAGACCAGCACCGGCGGCTACCTGCTCAGCGCCCAGCAGGCCTTCGCCATCCCCAAGGCGTCGCAGCACCAGAAGGCGGCGGCGGAGTTCATCAAGTTCTTCACCAACGGCACCAACCAGCTGGCCTTCTGCAAGATCGTGCCGATCTACCCGTCCACGATCTCCTCGACGAAGGACCCCTTCTTCACCGGGGGCGGCAGTGACGACCCGATGGTCGTGGCCAGGCAGGTCATCGTGAAGGGCCTGGCCAAGCTGGAGTACAACCCGCTGGGCACCGGCAAGGACGCCGAGCTGGGCGAGTTGCTGGCCGAGGAGATCAGAGGGTTCCTGTCGGGCACCAAGAGCGCCGAGGAGGCGCTGGACGCTGCGGAGAAGCGCTGGAATGACGCCCTTGTCTAG
- a CDS encoding Gfo/Idh/MocA family protein, giving the protein MTPLSRLRMGIVGTGIMGRGHAEVFAAHPAVELTAVSRKPLGDATVYAGYRDLLASGTVDAISITTPDHLHADVMVAAAEAGVHILVEKPFTTTVADADRAVAAIRQAGVTAMCLFNHRWVPAYAQAKEKMPLIGEPVVGYARKDDTIHVPTEMIGWADRTTCGWFLSSHDIDLLAWLYDDHVVDVFATARYGKLRGMGVDTPDAMQIQARFSRGAVATFESAWIYPNTFPTMVDSYVTVVGEDGVIQLDRQKENIQLATTQGYAYPRNMLQRVVHGVPAGAYRDAIHHFVDCVLTGAEPLISVESSRHVTAVLAAAHESARTGAPVRL; this is encoded by the coding sequence ATGACGCCCTTGTCTAGGCTCAGGATGGGCATCGTCGGCACCGGCATCATGGGCCGCGGCCACGCCGAGGTGTTCGCCGCCCATCCCGCCGTCGAGCTGACCGCCGTCTCGCGCAAGCCGCTGGGCGACGCGACGGTCTACGCCGGCTACCGCGACCTGCTCGCCTCCGGCACGGTCGACGCGATCTCGATCACCACACCCGACCACCTGCACGCCGACGTGATGGTGGCCGCCGCGGAGGCCGGCGTGCACATCCTCGTCGAGAAGCCGTTCACCACCACGGTCGCCGACGCCGACCGCGCCGTCGCCGCGATCCGGCAGGCGGGCGTGACCGCGATGTGCCTGTTCAACCACCGCTGGGTGCCCGCCTACGCGCAGGCCAAGGAGAAGATGCCGCTGATCGGCGAGCCGGTCGTGGGATACGCGCGCAAGGACGACACCATCCACGTGCCGACCGAGATGATCGGCTGGGCCGACCGCACGACCTGCGGCTGGTTCCTGTCCAGTCACGACATCGACCTGCTCGCCTGGCTCTACGACGACCACGTCGTGGACGTCTTCGCCACGGCCAGGTACGGCAAGCTGCGCGGGATGGGCGTCGACACCCCCGACGCGATGCAGATCCAGGCTCGGTTCAGCCGCGGCGCGGTGGCCACCTTCGAGTCGGCCTGGATCTACCCCAACACCTTCCCCACCATGGTCGACAGCTACGTGACCGTCGTCGGGGAGGACGGGGTGATCCAGCTCGACAGGCAGAAGGAGAACATCCAGCTGGCCACCACGCAAGGCTACGCCTACCCGCGCAACATGCTCCAGCGGGTCGTCCACGGCGTGCCCGCCGGAGCCTACCGCGACGCCATCCACCACTTCGTGGACTGCGTGCTCACCGGCGCCGAGCCGCTGATCAGCGTGGAGAGCTCGCGGCACGTGACCGCGGTGCTCGCCGCGGCGCACGAGTCCGCCCGCACCGGGGCACCGGTGAGGCTCTGA
- a CDS encoding heparinase II/III domain-containing protein, giving the protein MSVEKPPHVHPTRMRHIPSEEIPAGRAWRRRTPVPAALPAEGADELLGIEVDFLDKGHGRSRLYGFHYLRWMTPLVTAYAETGDQRYADAWDRLFRQWYASRDLVEGDWPGLDVVWYSLGVYARAMYVTHALAVLGEAVSEECRLEMMKTVLGGARWAAEEHDEFRHGNWQFATVCELLHTARIFADFPESAQWASVALARIGEHLDNDVRADGGHHERSPGYHNMCLEALERAAAVEPSLAGHPRYLAMREWLAALTTSGGWVPHLQDSGIVWSPDVGLSSVNLEASGYAVFRRESFHTVINYGPYVGHELEPHSHHAALDFVISGYGRPLAWEAGGPPSYDDPGYHSWYQATRAHNTVVVPGLEYVEDRRAACDLYTLDDDISVFAGHHYGYPQRHDRKIVFVHDGPYWIVVDRIDTDAVWQLHGLAPWVEHNGGYLGANLFVLPLVPPDEVVLGNGPARIPDPVTRTAPFGEIHSLGLRRRDGRFTVGLFPFLDEPPTIPDGWMVHADRR; this is encoded by the coding sequence ATGTCGGTGGAGAAGCCGCCGCACGTGCACCCCACGCGGATGCGGCACATCCCGTCGGAGGAAATCCCGGCCGGACGGGCCTGGCGGCGCCGTACACCCGTGCCCGCCGCGTTGCCGGCCGAGGGCGCCGACGAGTTGCTCGGAATCGAGGTCGACTTCCTCGACAAGGGACACGGGCGGTCGCGGCTGTACGGTTTCCACTACCTGCGCTGGATGACGCCACTGGTCACGGCCTACGCGGAGACCGGCGACCAGCGCTACGCCGACGCTTGGGACCGCCTGTTCCGCCAGTGGTACGCGAGCCGGGACCTGGTCGAGGGCGACTGGCCCGGGCTCGACGTCGTCTGGTACTCCCTGGGCGTCTACGCGCGGGCCATGTACGTCACGCACGCGCTGGCCGTGCTCGGCGAGGCCGTCAGCGAGGAGTGCCGGCTGGAGATGATGAAGACCGTGCTCGGCGGCGCCCGGTGGGCGGCCGAGGAGCACGACGAGTTCCGCCACGGCAACTGGCAGTTCGCGACGGTCTGCGAGCTGCTGCACACCGCGCGGATCTTCGCCGACTTCCCCGAGTCCGCGCAGTGGGCCTCGGTCGCCCTGGCGAGGATCGGCGAGCACCTGGACAACGACGTCCGGGCCGACGGCGGCCACCACGAGCGCTCGCCCGGTTATCACAACATGTGCCTGGAGGCGCTGGAGCGGGCGGCCGCGGTCGAGCCCTCGCTCGCGGGACATCCGCGTTATCTGGCAATGCGCGAGTGGCTGGCCGCGCTGACCACGTCGGGCGGGTGGGTGCCGCACCTGCAGGACAGCGGGATCGTCTGGTCCCCCGACGTCGGGCTGTCGTCGGTCAACCTGGAGGCCAGCGGGTATGCGGTCTTCCGGCGGGAGTCCTTCCACACGGTCATCAACTACGGGCCGTACGTCGGGCACGAGCTGGAGCCGCACAGCCACCACGCGGCGCTCGACTTCGTGATCTCCGGGTACGGCAGGCCGCTGGCGTGGGAGGCGGGCGGGCCGCCGTCGTATGACGATCCGGGTTACCACTCCTGGTATCAGGCGACCCGGGCGCACAATACGGTGGTCGTGCCGGGCTTGGAGTACGTCGAGGATCGCCGGGCGGCGTGCGACCTGTACACCCTTGACGACGATATTTCGGTCTTTGCGGGTCACCATTACGGTTATCCCCAACGACACGACCGGAAGATCGTCTTCGTGCACGACGGGCCCTACTGGATCGTCGTCGACCGCATCGACACCGATGCGGTCTGGCAGCTGCACGGCCTGGCTCCGTGGGTCGAGCACAACGGCGGCTACCTGGGCGCGAACCTCTTCGTGTTGCCGCTCGTCCCGCCCGACGAGGTCGTGCTCGGGAACGGTCCCGCGCGCATCCCCGACCCCGTGACCCGCACCGCGCCCTTCGGCGAGATTCACTCGCTCGGCCTGCGTCGCCGCGACGGCCGCTTCACCGTCGGACTCTTCCCCTTTCTCGACGAACCGCCCACGATCCCGGACGGATGGATGGTCCATGCTGATCGACGCTGA
- a CDS encoding amidohydrolase family protein, translated as MLIDADAMLGRHPRRDAGPGTVAQSLADMDRFGIAESLVSHSWSWLHDPRAGNLRLLDLVADQPRLHACWVLLPATCEETGTPERFVAAALDGGVRAVRAYPADHGYDLAGRDVAPMLAAVSEAGLPLLVDATQTTWGAVESIATAHPSLTIVVGGLGYRVLRQAAGVLSRTRKVHVGLANLSSHCGLEWLVERYGYGRLIFGTGAPLRDPAESVTRLLWSELDDEAVAAIASGNLLRVVA; from the coding sequence ATGCTGATCGACGCTGACGCCATGCTCGGCCGCCACCCGCGCAGGGACGCAGGGCCGGGCACGGTCGCACAGTCGCTGGCCGACATGGACCGCTTCGGCATCGCCGAATCCCTCGTGAGCCACTCCTGGTCATGGCTGCACGACCCACGCGCCGGCAACCTGCGCCTGCTCGACCTCGTCGCCGACCAGCCCCGGCTGCACGCCTGCTGGGTGCTGCTCCCGGCCACCTGCGAGGAGACCGGGACACCCGAGCGGTTCGTCGCCGCCGCGCTCGACGGCGGCGTCCGGGCGGTCCGCGCCTACCCCGCCGACCACGGCTACGACCTGGCCGGGCGCGACGTGGCGCCCATGCTGGCGGCTGTCTCCGAGGCCGGCCTGCCCCTGCTCGTCGACGCCACCCAGACCACCTGGGGCGCCGTGGAGTCGATCGCCACGGCACACCCCAGCCTCACGATCGTCGTCGGCGGCCTCGGCTACCGCGTGCTCAGGCAGGCCGCCGGCGTGCTCAGCCGTACCAGAAAGGTGCATGTCGGGCTGGCCAACCTCTCCTCGCACTGCGGGCTCGAATGGCTGGTCGAGAGGTACGGCTACGGCCGCCTGATCTTCGGCACCGGGGCTCCCTTGCGTGATCCGGCCGAGTCGGTGACCAGACTGCTCTGGTCCGAGCTCGACGACGAGGCCGTGGCCGCGATCGCCTCGGGCAACCTGCTCAGGGTCGTCGCATGA
- a CDS encoding amidohydrolase family protein, with translation MKALFDREPPRSVRIVDAHAHTGPYSLFFIPDSGAEAMARVMDRCGVSHAVISSHLAIQLDAAEGNAATADVVDRLPDRFTGYLTVNPWQDPTGELGKWGMDPRFGGIKLHPDLHDYPLTGRRFEPVWEFAEETGCPVLTHTYDDSPYNDLPMLEEVATRHPDVVILAGHAGATPLGFDRAIEVAQRRPGVVLEVCGSFNTGADIVRMVREVGPDRVVYGSDFPFIDLRMSLGRVIFCDLTEEDRAAVLGGTMTRLLEWRSGLE, from the coding sequence ATGAAGGCGCTGTTCGATCGCGAGCCGCCGCGCAGCGTCCGCATCGTCGACGCGCACGCGCACACCGGTCCCTACAGCCTGTTCTTCATCCCCGACTCGGGCGCCGAGGCGATGGCCAGGGTCATGGACCGCTGCGGGGTCTCGCACGCGGTCATCTCCAGCCACCTGGCCATTCAGCTCGACGCGGCCGAGGGCAACGCCGCCACCGCCGACGTCGTCGATCGCCTGCCGGACCGCTTCACCGGCTACCTCACCGTCAACCCGTGGCAGGACCCCACCGGTGAGCTGGGCAAGTGGGGCATGGACCCGCGCTTCGGCGGCATCAAGCTCCACCCCGACCTGCACGACTACCCGCTGACCGGCAGGCGTTTCGAGCCGGTTTGGGAGTTCGCCGAAGAGACCGGCTGCCCGGTGCTCACGCACACCTACGACGACTCGCCGTACAACGACCTGCCCATGCTGGAGGAGGTCGCCACCCGCCACCCCGACGTCGTCATCCTCGCCGGACACGCCGGAGCCACACCACTCGGCTTCGACCGGGCCATCGAGGTCGCCCAGCGCCGTCCCGGCGTGGTGCTCGAGGTCTGCGGCTCCTTCAATACCGGCGCCGACATCGTCAGAATGGTACGTGAAGTCGGTCCCGATCGGGTGGTGTACGGCTCCGACTTCCCCTTCATCGACCTGCGAATGTCACTGGGCCGGGTAATCTTCTGTGATCTCACCGAAGAGGACCGGGCGGCTGTGCTCGGCGGAACGATGACCCGCCTGCTCGAGTGGCGATCCGGACTGGAGTGA